The Lentzea guizhouensis genome contains a region encoding:
- a CDS encoding beta-propeller fold lactonase family protein — protein sequence MPESFVYVASAGANTVSIIDPASDTVVAEVPTGESSYGVAVAGQRVYVTNPIGPNTVSVLDVPSRSVVGSFAAGHGPFGVAVSPDGATGYVTNFSENTVSVFDTATDRVVGSIATAAGPFGVAFAPDGARAYVTAINAHSVQVIDTARRAVVGNIEVQRAPYWVAFTPDGARAYVTNQNSDSVSVIDVVSGTVTATIAVGDRPDGIAVSPDGRLAYVTCRSANVVSVLDLASGTVSAAIPVGSVPQSVAFTADGTKAYVANQGSDSVSVIDVSAGAVAGTITVVEPTGVGAG from the coding sequence ATGCCCGAGTCCTTCGTGTACGTCGCCAGCGCCGGCGCGAACACGGTGTCGATCATCGACCCGGCCTCCGACACCGTCGTGGCCGAGGTGCCCACGGGGGAGTCGTCGTACGGGGTCGCCGTTGCCGGGCAACGGGTCTACGTCACCAACCCGATCGGGCCGAACACCGTGTCCGTGCTGGACGTCCCGTCGCGGTCGGTGGTCGGCTCGTTCGCGGCCGGGCACGGGCCGTTCGGGGTCGCGGTGTCCCCGGACGGCGCCACCGGGTACGTCACGAACTTCAGCGAGAACACGGTGTCGGTGTTCGACACCGCGACCGACCGGGTCGTGGGGTCGATCGCGACCGCCGCGGGCCCGTTCGGCGTCGCCTTCGCCCCGGACGGCGCGCGCGCCTACGTCACCGCCATCAACGCGCACTCCGTGCAGGTGATCGACACCGCCCGGCGGGCCGTCGTCGGGAACATCGAGGTGCAGCGGGCTCCGTACTGGGTCGCGTTCACCCCGGACGGCGCGCGTGCCTACGTCACCAACCAGAACTCGGACAGCGTGTCGGTGATCGACGTGGTGTCCGGCACCGTGACCGCGACGATCGCGGTCGGTGACCGGCCGGACGGCATCGCGGTGTCGCCCGACGGCCGGCTCGCCTACGTGACGTGCCGCAGCGCCAACGTGGTGTCCGTGCTCGACCTCGCCTCCGGCACGGTGAGCGCGGCGATCCCGGTGGGCAGCGTGCCGCAGAGCGTCGCGTTCACCGCGGACGGCACCAAGGCCTACGTGGCCAACCAGGGGTCCGACAGCGTGTCCGTGATCGACGTGAGCGCCGGTGCGGTGGCCGGCACGATCACGGTCGTCGAACCCACCGGCGTCGGCGCGGGCTGA
- a CDS encoding winged helix-turn-helix transcriptional regulator: MSSAKRDYGQFCGLAAALNVVGERWTLLVLRELLIGPARFTELAANLPGAGPNLLSDRLRTLVEHGVVGQTLLEDDGRARQYHLTELGEQLRGPVLALANWGLGFLREEDRSGAVRAEWGFLAVQSMVDETAIPDVDEVYEFQVGDEPFVIEVSDGVVSFGRGHAEQPDLTVECDADTFVRIGARMLSPFEAIATGDVRIKGKAESVRRCVAMLGLS; this comes from the coding sequence ATGTCTTCGGCGAAACGTGACTACGGCCAGTTCTGCGGGCTGGCCGCGGCGTTGAACGTGGTCGGTGAGCGCTGGACGTTGCTGGTGCTCCGCGAGCTGCTGATCGGGCCCGCCCGGTTCACCGAACTGGCGGCGAACCTGCCCGGCGCCGGTCCCAACCTCCTCTCCGACCGGCTGCGCACGCTCGTGGAGCACGGCGTCGTCGGGCAGACGCTGCTGGAGGACGACGGCCGGGCGCGCCAGTACCACCTGACCGAGCTGGGGGAGCAGCTGCGCGGGCCGGTGCTGGCGCTCGCGAACTGGGGCCTCGGGTTCCTGCGCGAGGAGGACCGGTCCGGTGCCGTGCGGGCGGAGTGGGGCTTCCTCGCCGTGCAGTCGATGGTCGACGAGACCGCGATCCCGGACGTCGACGAGGTTTACGAGTTCCAGGTCGGCGACGAGCCGTTCGTGATCGAGGTGAGTGACGGCGTCGTGTCGTTCGGACGCGGGCACGCCGAACAGCCCGACCTGACCGTCGAGTGCGACGCGGACACGTTCGTGCGGATCGGCGCACGGATGTTGTCGCCGTTCGAGGCGATCGCGACCGGGGACGTGCGGATAAAGGGGAAAGCGGAGTCGGTGCGCCGCTGCGTCGCCATGCTCGGCCTGTCGTGA
- a CDS encoding DUF6239 family natural product biosynthesis protein, which translates to MHDHGTSVPVLAGPVLLYLVLYFSVPVVAGYALMRVTTPPPRRADALLVTGASVAAFVMAMLLVPSSGLPQQVTVLLLAGGIVPLVLWWKAVHLLDRVVVVAPWLVAAATVTALLRCLADPPGGLTAALTAVSWLTFCVPRSRPGRVVLRVTAGTLALTVVATVANVAAGGWQ; encoded by the coding sequence GTGCACGACCACGGCACGTCGGTGCCGGTGCTCGCCGGGCCGGTGCTGCTCTACCTGGTGCTGTACTTCTCGGTCCCCGTGGTGGCGGGCTACGCGCTGATGCGGGTCACCACGCCACCACCACGCCGGGCGGACGCGTTGCTGGTGACGGGCGCGTCCGTCGCGGCGTTCGTGATGGCGATGCTGCTGGTCCCCTCGTCCGGCCTGCCGCAGCAGGTGACCGTGCTGCTGCTCGCGGGCGGGATCGTGCCGTTGGTGCTCTGGTGGAAGGCGGTCCACCTCCTGGACCGGGTGGTCGTGGTGGCACCGTGGCTCGTGGCCGCCGCTACGGTGACCGCCCTGCTCCGCTGCCTCGCCGACCCACCCGGCGGTCTCACCGCGGCGCTGACGGCCGTGTCCTGGCTGACGTTCTGCGTCCCCCGCAGCCGACCCGGCCGGGTCGTGCTGCGAGTGACCGCCGGAACGCTCGCGCTGACCGTCGTCGCGACCGTCGCAAACGTCGCGGCCGGTGGCTGGCAGTAG
- a CDS encoding TY-Chap domain-containing protein: MRHDELDVPGRLVRYRGVDHRLQHMPGKWWITADHAVDGSFVKKSRHTFVKQLAHDDVLDCYDLTRPGTYRGMPVVILSSEGRGYLVTTRDPRAHAEGFERDDHRSPLAKLIAFDDPRLRYTTTVTPVPMLWKIAYDWDGFTERLADAVRDVTGGVFLIVPAKADPKRYVQFAAAPDRLDAEAPGKDVVPDADEFQLRRFDWVAPDVAQPNWTSSLRRPALTAELVRLARRCSAALPEAYGITSPDELTYRAWREPAGAEVTAVEFPALG, encoded by the coding sequence GTGCGCCACGACGAGCTGGACGTGCCCGGACGGCTCGTCCGCTACCGGGGCGTGGACCACCGGCTGCAACACATGCCCGGCAAGTGGTGGATCACGGCGGACCACGCGGTCGACGGGTCGTTCGTCAAGAAGAGCCGCCACACGTTCGTGAAGCAGCTCGCGCACGACGACGTGCTGGACTGCTACGACCTCACCCGCCCCGGCACCTACCGCGGCATGCCCGTCGTGATCCTCTCCAGCGAAGGCCGTGGCTACCTGGTCACCACTCGCGACCCGAGGGCGCACGCCGAGGGGTTCGAGCGCGACGACCACCGCAGCCCGTTGGCGAAACTGATCGCGTTCGACGACCCGCGGCTGCGGTACACCACGACGGTCACACCGGTTCCGATGCTGTGGAAGATCGCGTACGACTGGGACGGGTTCACCGAACGTCTCGCGGACGCGGTGCGCGACGTGACCGGTGGCGTCTTCCTCATCGTCCCCGCGAAGGCAGACCCGAAGCGGTACGTGCAGTTCGCCGCTGCGCCCGACCGGCTCGATGCGGAAGCGCCGGGGAAAGACGTGGTGCCAGACGCTGACGAGTTCCAGCTGCGCAGGTTCGACTGGGTCGCACCGGACGTCGCGCAACCCAACTGGACGTCGTCGTTGCGGCGCCCCGCGCTCACCGCCGAGCTCGTGCGGTTGGCGCGGCGCTGCTCTGCCGCGCTGCCCGAGGCGTACGGGATCACCAGCCCGGATGAGCTCACGTACCGGGCGTGGCGCGAACCGGCAGGTGCGGAGGTCACCGCGGTGGAGTTCCCGGCGCTCGGCTGA
- a CDS encoding ATP-binding protein produces the protein MTSGFGALLRQVRLRAGMTQEQLEERSGVSVRTIRRFETREPFTGSMTAVRQLADALRLSTEERDTLLAAAAGASVVEDAATPVPRQLPAPPGEFVGRHGELAALDKAVGAATAVVAASGGGGIGKTWTVLHWAHRNLAEFPDGQLFVDLRGFDPGGTPVRPATAVRGFLDALGVKPAGVPAGEDAQTALYRTLVADKRMLVVLDNARDAAQVVPLLPGGRGCTVLVTSRDRLAGLVTAHGAVPLALGQLEEHEAWDVLAARLGRDRLAAEPDAVADLLRCCAGLPLALAVVAARAELRAGVLLSTLAAELRDVPTRLEALDAGDPASSVHAALSWTYGALDADQAGTFALLGLAPGAEIGLAAAASLVAAAEPDVITTLRALERVSLVEQCAPRRYRMHDLVRLFAADRARTGFSAELREAALRRLADHYLHTAHAADRLLEPHRHVVELTQPAPGAHPHSPADTAAAMTWFADEHTNVLAAQRIAAAQGRRHAVWQFAWSLNTFQSRRGLAHDRLAVWRAALGAAASLAGPKPLMRVHRLLGYACAALGHHEEAISNLRQSVDLAEQEGDLAEQGRAYMTLARAWEMRGDARRAREHALQALHIFQALERPVWQAEALNSVGWLAACLGEHETARDHCQAAFALYREHHERDGEADASDSLGYIAHQTGHHDEAVGHYQHALALFHDIGHTHTAVDTLERLGHPYAALGQRDQAWNVWSEALAIYRTQQRTTDAQRVQAALDRLDADAES, from the coding sequence GTGACGAGCGGGTTCGGGGCGCTGCTGCGGCAGGTGCGACTGCGCGCGGGGATGACGCAGGAGCAGTTGGAAGAACGTTCCGGGGTGTCCGTGCGCACGATCCGGAGGTTCGAGACCCGTGAGCCCTTCACCGGCAGCATGACCGCGGTGCGGCAGCTCGCCGACGCGTTGCGGCTGTCGACGGAGGAACGGGACACCCTGCTCGCCGCCGCGGCCGGCGCGTCCGTCGTCGAGGACGCGGCCACGCCCGTGCCTCGGCAGCTACCGGCTCCGCCGGGGGAGTTCGTGGGACGGCACGGAGAGCTGGCCGCGCTGGACAAGGCGGTGGGCGCCGCGACGGCGGTGGTGGCCGCCAGCGGAGGCGGCGGGATCGGCAAGACGTGGACGGTCCTGCACTGGGCCCACCGGAACCTGGCCGAGTTCCCGGACGGCCAGTTGTTCGTGGACCTGCGCGGCTTCGACCCCGGTGGGACGCCGGTGCGCCCTGCCACGGCGGTGCGGGGGTTCCTGGACGCGCTGGGCGTCAAGCCGGCAGGTGTGCCGGCCGGTGAGGACGCGCAGACGGCGCTGTACCGGACCTTGGTGGCGGACAAGCGGATGCTCGTCGTCCTGGACAACGCCCGCGACGCCGCGCAGGTGGTTCCGCTGCTGCCCGGCGGTCGCGGTTGCACCGTGCTGGTGACGAGTCGCGATCGTCTCGCCGGTCTGGTCACCGCCCACGGCGCGGTGCCGCTGGCGCTGGGCCAGCTCGAGGAGCACGAGGCGTGGGACGTGCTGGCCGCGAGGCTGGGCCGTGACCGGCTGGCGGCCGAACCCGACGCCGTAGCCGACCTGCTGCGCTGTTGTGCCGGTCTGCCGCTGGCCCTGGCCGTGGTCGCGGCCCGCGCTGAGCTCCGCGCCGGTGTCCTGCTGAGCACGCTGGCCGCCGAGCTGCGCGACGTGCCCACCCGGCTGGAGGCACTGGACGCGGGCGATCCGGCCTCGAGCGTCCACGCGGCGTTGTCGTGGACGTACGGCGCACTCGACGCCGACCAGGCCGGGACGTTCGCGCTGCTCGGACTCGCCCCAGGAGCGGAGATCGGCCTCGCCGCCGCCGCGAGCCTCGTCGCGGCGGCAGAACCCGACGTGATCACGACCTTGCGGGCGCTGGAGCGGGTGTCCTTGGTCGAGCAGTGCGCCCCGCGCCGGTACCGCATGCACGACCTGGTGAGGCTCTTCGCCGCCGATCGAGCTCGCACCGGCTTCTCCGCCGAGCTCCGGGAGGCCGCGCTGCGGCGCCTGGCCGACCACTACCTGCACACCGCACACGCGGCCGACCGCCTGCTCGAACCTCACCGGCACGTCGTCGAGCTCACCCAGCCTGCACCGGGTGCGCATCCCCACTCGCCGGCGGACACCGCGGCCGCGATGACGTGGTTCGCTGACGAGCACACCAACGTGCTTGCGGCACAACGCATCGCCGCCGCACAGGGGCGGCGTCACGCCGTGTGGCAGTTCGCGTGGAGCCTGAACACGTTCCAGAGCAGGCGGGGACTCGCGCACGACCGGCTCGCGGTGTGGCGGGCGGCGCTGGGTGCCGCCGCGAGCCTGGCCGGCCCCAAACCTCTGATGCGCGTGCATCGGCTCCTCGGCTACGCCTGCGCCGCGCTGGGACACCACGAGGAGGCGATCAGCAACCTCCGCCAGTCCGTCGACCTCGCCGAACAAGAGGGCGACCTGGCCGAGCAGGGACGCGCCTACATGACGCTCGCGAGGGCGTGGGAGATGCGAGGCGACGCACGACGCGCCCGTGAGCACGCACTCCAAGCCCTGCACATCTTCCAGGCCCTGGAGCGGCCGGTGTGGCAGGCCGAAGCCTTGAACAGCGTCGGCTGGCTCGCTGCCTGCCTGGGTGAGCACGAGACGGCCCGCGACCACTGCCAGGCCGCGTTCGCCCTCTACCGCGAGCACCACGAGCGCGACGGTGAGGCGGACGCCTCGGACAGCCTCGGTTACATCGCCCACCAGACCGGCCACCACGACGAGGCTGTCGGGCACTACCAGCACGCCCTCGCCCTGTTCCACGACATCGGCCACACCCACACGGCCGTCGACACGCTGGAGAGGCTCGGCCACCCCTACGCCGCGCTCGGGCAGCGCGACCAGGCGTGGAACGTGTGGAGTGAAGCGCTGGCGATCTACCGGACCCAGCAGCGGACGACCGACGCCCAACGCGTGCAGGCCGCACTCGACCGCCTTGATGCCGACGCTGAGTCTTGA
- a CDS encoding LacI family DNA-binding transcriptional regulator, whose translation MEPQGARREPTMRDVAALAKVSTKTVSRVINDLPGAGPEVVERVRAAAQSLGYRPNLTASSLRRSDRRSATIGVLLEDLSNPFDSALLRAIEDRARQNDVLVLAGSSEDDPDLQRELVTSLATRRVDGMVVMAAGGHQDALQQERERGTPMVLVDRPPLFGGTDSVTTTNRDSSREAVLHLADLGHRRISFLGDRKTLWTSQERYAGYVEGLAHAGLTLREELVRTDLHGTDAAETAAATLFDLDEPPTALFTAQNLVTVGAMRALRARRLQRQVALIGFDDFPLADMLEPGVTVLRQDVPALGRKAAELVFDRIRGDRSAPTHAVVPATLVRRGSGEIPLR comes from the coding sequence ATGGAGCCACAGGGGGCGCGGCGCGAGCCGACGATGCGTGATGTCGCCGCACTCGCGAAGGTCAGCACCAAGACCGTGTCGCGGGTGATCAACGACCTGCCGGGTGCCGGTCCCGAGGTCGTCGAACGGGTGCGCGCCGCCGCGCAAAGCCTCGGCTACCGGCCGAACCTGACCGCCAGCAGCCTGCGCCGGTCCGACCGGCGCAGCGCGACCATCGGCGTGCTGCTGGAGGACCTGTCCAACCCCTTCGACTCCGCCCTCCTCCGTGCGATCGAGGACCGTGCGCGGCAGAACGACGTGCTCGTGCTGGCCGGCAGCAGCGAGGACGACCCGGATCTGCAACGGGAGCTGGTCACCTCGCTGGCCACCCGCCGCGTCGACGGCATGGTCGTGATGGCCGCCGGCGGTCACCAGGACGCGCTGCAGCAGGAACGCGAGCGCGGTACGCCCATGGTTCTGGTGGACCGCCCGCCCCTGTTCGGTGGCACCGACAGCGTCACGACGACGAACCGGGACAGTTCCAGGGAAGCCGTGCTCCACCTGGCGGACTTGGGACACCGGCGCATCTCCTTCCTCGGTGACCGCAAGACGTTGTGGACCAGCCAGGAGCGGTACGCCGGTTATGTCGAGGGACTCGCGCACGCCGGTCTGACCCTGCGGGAGGAGCTCGTCCGCACCGACCTGCACGGCACCGACGCCGCCGAGACCGCCGCCGCCACCCTGTTCGACCTCGACGAGCCCCCGACCGCGCTGTTCACCGCCCAGAACCTGGTGACGGTGGGTGCGATGCGAGCGTTGCGTGCACGCCGACTGCAGCGGCAGGTGGCGCTGATCGGGTTCGACGACTTCCCGCTGGCCGACATGCTCGAACCCGGCGTCACCGTGCTGCGCCAGGACGTTCCCGCTCTCGGGCGCAAGGCGGCGGAGCTGGTGTTCGACCGCATCCGGGGGGACAGGTCCGCGCCGACGCACGCCGTCGTGCCCGCCACGCTCGTCCGCCGCGGTTCTGGCGAGATCCCGTTGCGGTGA
- a CDS encoding sugar ABC transporter substrate-binding protein, producing the protein MNGRARRGVRLTALVSGSVLALVTACGDGGGASSGGTLVGLVTKTDTNPFFVKMKEGAQKAAGATGATVQSFAGKQDGDNQSQVDAVENLIGAGAKGILLTPNDSKAIVPSVDKARQAGLLVIALDTQLEPANAADATFATDNFQAGLLIGQWAKAKFAAENKQAKIALLDLNPNQVSVDVQRDQGFLQGFGVDVKDKNKIGDESDPRIVGHDVTDGAPEGGRTAMENLLQKDPGVNLVYTINEPAAAGAYEALKAAGKEKDVVIVSVDGGCPGVNNVKAGIIGATSQQYPLKMAQLGVEAIAKFAKDGTKPQNTAGKDFVDTGVTLVTDQPAAGVESKDAAWGLENCWG; encoded by the coding sequence ATGAACGGACGGGCGCGCAGAGGCGTCAGGCTGACGGCCCTGGTGTCGGGATCGGTGCTGGCGCTGGTCACCGCATGCGGCGACGGCGGTGGTGCGAGCAGCGGTGGCACGCTCGTCGGGTTGGTGACCAAGACCGACACGAACCCGTTCTTCGTGAAGATGAAGGAAGGCGCGCAGAAGGCCGCGGGCGCCACCGGTGCGACGGTGCAGTCGTTCGCGGGCAAGCAGGACGGCGACAACCAGTCCCAGGTCGACGCGGTCGAGAACCTGATCGGCGCCGGTGCCAAGGGCATCCTGCTCACGCCGAACGACTCGAAGGCGATCGTGCCGTCGGTCGACAAGGCCCGTCAGGCTGGTCTGCTGGTCATCGCCCTGGACACGCAGCTGGAGCCGGCGAACGCGGCCGACGCCACCTTCGCCACCGACAACTTCCAGGCGGGACTGCTCATCGGGCAGTGGGCCAAGGCGAAGTTCGCGGCGGAGAACAAGCAGGCCAAGATCGCGCTGCTGGACCTCAACCCGAACCAGGTCTCCGTGGACGTCCAGCGCGACCAGGGTTTCCTGCAGGGTTTCGGCGTGGACGTGAAGGACAAGAACAAGATCGGTGACGAGAGCGACCCGCGCATCGTGGGCCACGACGTCACCGACGGCGCTCCCGAGGGCGGCCGGACCGCCATGGAGAACCTGCTGCAGAAGGACCCCGGCGTCAACCTCGTCTACACGATCAACGAGCCCGCGGCGGCCGGTGCGTACGAGGCGTTGAAGGCGGCGGGCAAGGAGAAGGACGTCGTGATCGTCTCGGTCGACGGCGGCTGCCCCGGCGTGAACAACGTCAAGGCGGGCATCATCGGCGCGACCTCGCAGCAGTACCCGTTGAAGATGGCGCAGCTGGGCGTCGAGGCGATCGCCAAGTTCGCGAAGGACGGCACCAAGCCGCAGAACACGGCCGGGAAGGACTTCGTGGACACCGGCGTCACCCTGGTCACCGACCAGCCCGCTGCCGGCGTGGAGTCGAAGGACGCCGCCTGGGGCCTTGAGAACTGCTGGGGCTGA
- a CDS encoding ABC transporter permease, translated as MSTTLSKSHSPSGNPLGEAKRSPLVRLQHLLHAQATIGPAVVLLVSVVVFALLSERFLTPGNISLILQQVAVVGTLAVGQTIVILTAGIDLSCGAIMVLTSIVMAKVAADTGLPGLPALLLGFLVGTLCGLLNGLLVTRLKLPPFIVTLGTLNVFFALNLWYSASATIRGTDMPSLLLWTGQTINLGGTRITYGSIMMVVLVAAMAFALKNTAWGRHVYATGDDAEASRLSGIRTGRVLLSVYATAGAVYAFSAWVLIGRIASASPQAGQLDNLDSITAVVIGGTSLFGGRGAIVGSLIGALIVGVFRNGLALAGVDVLWQTMAVGVLIIVAVSLDQWIRKVKA; from the coding sequence ATGTCGACAACGTTGTCCAAGAGCCACTCGCCGAGCGGCAACCCGCTCGGCGAGGCCAAGCGCTCACCGCTGGTCCGGTTGCAGCACCTGCTGCACGCCCAGGCGACCATCGGGCCGGCCGTGGTGCTGCTGGTGTCGGTCGTGGTGTTCGCCCTGCTGTCCGAACGGTTCCTCACGCCGGGCAACATCTCCCTGATCCTGCAACAGGTCGCGGTCGTGGGCACGCTCGCGGTCGGCCAGACCATCGTCATCCTCACCGCGGGCATCGACCTGTCCTGCGGCGCGATCATGGTGCTCACCTCGATCGTGATGGCCAAGGTCGCCGCCGACACCGGTCTGCCCGGCCTTCCCGCGCTGTTGCTGGGTTTCCTGGTCGGCACGCTGTGCGGGTTGCTCAACGGCCTGCTGGTCACGCGGCTCAAGCTGCCGCCGTTCATCGTCACCCTGGGCACGCTCAACGTGTTCTTCGCGCTGAACCTCTGGTACTCCGCCAGCGCGACGATCCGCGGCACCGACATGCCGTCGCTGCTGCTGTGGACCGGCCAGACGATCAACCTCGGCGGCACCCGCATCACCTACGGCTCGATCATGATGGTCGTGCTCGTCGCGGCCATGGCGTTCGCGCTGAAGAACACCGCCTGGGGCCGGCACGTCTACGCGACCGGTGACGACGCGGAGGCGTCCCGGCTGTCCGGCATCCGCACCGGCCGGGTGCTGCTCAGCGTGTACGCGACGGCGGGCGCGGTGTACGCGTTCAGCGCGTGGGTCCTCATCGGACGGATCGCGTCGGCCAGCCCGCAGGCCGGGCAGCTGGACAACCTCGACTCGATCACCGCCGTGGTGATCGGCGGAACGTCGCTGTTCGGCGGGCGGGGCGCGATCGTCGGCTCGCTGATCGGGGCGTTGATCGTCGGTGTGTTCCGCAACGGTCTCGCGCTGGCCGGCGTGGACGTGCTGTGGCAGACCATGGCCGTCGGTGTGCTCATCATCGTCGCGGTCTCGCTGGACCAGTGGATCAGGAAGGTGAAGGCATGA
- a CDS encoding ATP-binding cassette domain-containing protein produces MTTPVLQARGLVKRYGKVTALAGADLELLPGEILAVIGDNGAGKSSLIKALSGAVVPDEGEILVDGRPVSFGSPIDARKAGIETVHQSLAVSPSLDIAANLFLGRERRRPGVLGSVFRMLDRNGMREEARRQLDSLGIMTIQNPGQAVETLSGGQRQAVAVARAAAFGSRVVIMDEPTAALGVRESRAVLDLVLQVRDRGLPVILISHNMPHVFEVADRIHIQRLGRRKAVVDPRSISMSDAVAIMTGAMEPPDAPGEVS; encoded by the coding sequence ATGACCACGCCAGTGCTGCAGGCCCGCGGTCTGGTCAAGCGCTACGGGAAGGTCACCGCGCTGGCCGGTGCGGACCTCGAGCTCCTGCCCGGCGAGATCCTCGCCGTCATCGGCGACAACGGTGCCGGCAAGTCGTCGCTGATCAAGGCGCTGTCCGGGGCGGTCGTGCCGGACGAGGGCGAGATCCTGGTGGACGGCAGGCCGGTGTCGTTCGGCTCACCGATCGACGCGCGGAAGGCCGGGATCGAGACGGTGCACCAGTCGCTGGCGGTCTCGCCGTCGCTCGACATCGCGGCGAACCTGTTCCTGGGTCGCGAACGGCGCCGGCCCGGTGTGCTCGGCTCGGTGTTCCGGATGCTCGACCGCAACGGCATGCGCGAGGAGGCTCGCCGGCAGCTCGACAGCTTGGGCATCATGACCATCCAGAACCCAGGCCAGGCCGTGGAGACGCTGTCCGGTGGTCAGCGGCAGGCCGTCGCCGTGGCCAGGGCCGCCGCGTTCGGCAGCCGCGTGGTCATCATGGACGAACCCACCGCCGCCCTGGGCGTTCGCGAGTCCCGCGCGGTGCTCGACCTCGTCCTGCAGGTCCGCGACCGCGGCCTGCCGGTCATCCTGATCAGCCACAACATGCCGCACGTCTTCGAGGTCGCCGACCGCATCCACATCCAGCGCCTCGGCAGGCGCAAGGCCGTCGTCGACCCGAGGTCCATCTCGATGTCCGACGCGGTGGCGATCATGACCGGCGCGATGGAGCCGCCCGACGCCCCGGGGGAGGTGTCATGA